A genomic segment from Methanocaldococcus sp. encodes:
- the trm5b gene encoding tRNA (guanine(37)-N1)-methyltransferase Trm5b, whose translation MVLCAKVYAKEGEKIRRLLLENKLLNKNYKIVKEGDFLYIPLNEENLKNINLKDLIPNIEIVEKDLKKKEIKRKPSFREVISKRFRKEIDEGLISLSYDVIGDLVILQISDEIDEKTRKEIGEIAYKLIPCKGVFRRKSEVKGEFRVRELEHLAGENRTLTLHKENGYRLYVDIAKVYFSPRLSGERARIMKKVNLNDIVVDMFAGVGPFSIACRNAKKIYAIDINPHAIELLKRNIKLNKLEHKIIPILSDVRDVEVRGNRVIMNLPKYSHKFIDKALEIVNEGGVIHYYTIGSDFDEAIKLFEKKCDCKVLEKRIVKSYAPREYVLSLDFKILKK comes from the coding sequence TTGGTTTTATGTGCAAAGGTCTATGCCAAAGAAGGAGAAAAAATAAGAAGATTGTTGTTAGAAAACAAATTGCTAAATAAAAATTACAAAATAGTAAAGGAGGGAGATTTTTTATACATTCCATTAAATGAAGAGAATTTAAAGAATATTAATTTAAAAGATTTAATTCCAAATATTGAAATAGTTGAAAAAGATTTAAAGAAAAAAGAGATTAAAAGAAAACCAAGTTTTAGAGAAGTTATATCAAAAAGATTTAGAAAGGAGATTGATGAGGGATTAATATCTTTATCTTATGATGTTATTGGAGATTTAGTAATTTTGCAAATATCTGATGAAATTGATGAAAAAACGAGAAAGGAGATTGGAGAAATTGCATATAAATTAATTCCATGTAAAGGAGTTTTTAGAAGAAAAAGTGAGGTTAAGGGAGAGTTTAGAGTTAGAGAGTTGGAGCATTTAGCGGGAGAGAATAGAACTTTAACACTACACAAAGAAAATGGTTATAGATTGTATGTTGATATTGCGAAGGTTTATTTCTCTCCAAGGTTAAGTGGTGAAAGAGCAAGAATTATGAAAAAAGTTAATTTAAACGATATAGTTGTTGATATGTTTGCAGGAGTTGGACCCTTTTCAATTGCATGCAGAAACGCTAAAAAAATATATGCCATAGATATAAATCCACATGCAATAGAACTTTTAAAAAGAAATATAAAATTAAATAAATTAGAGCATAAAATAATTCCTATATTGAGCGATGTTAGAGATGTTGAAGTTAGGGGAAATAGAGTTATAATGAATTTGCCAAAATACTCCCATAAATTTATAGATAAAGCATTAGAAATAGTAAATGAGGGAGGAGTTATACATTACTATACAATTGGCTCTGATTTTGACGAGGCAATAAAGTTATTTGAAAAAAAATGTGATTGTAAAGTATTAGAAAAGAGAATTGTCAAAAGTTATGCTCCACGAGAGTATGTTTTATCTTTAGACTTTAAAATTCTTAAAAAATAA
- a CDS encoding replication factor C large subunit, which translates to MLSWVEKYRPKSLKEVVGNEKVKEKLKGWIESYLKGEKPKPILLVGPPGCGKTTMAYALANDYGFEVIELNASDKRSGSVIKKIVGHAATSSSIFGKKFLIILDEVDGISGKEDAGGVSELIKVIKKAKNPIILIANDAYATSIRNLLPYVEVVQLKPLSKTAIYKVLKRIAEKEKLDVDDRTLKMIALRAAGDLRSAINDLEALALSGDLSYDAVQKLPDRNREANIFDALRIILKTTNYGVATTALMNVDETPDVIIEWIAENVPKEYEKLEEINRAFEYLSKADRYLGRVMRRQNYSFWKYATTLMTAGVALSKDEKYRKWTPYSYPKIFRLLTQTKAEREILNKILKKIGEKTHTSSKRARFDLQMLKVIAKENPYIAADLVDYFNINEDELKVLVGNKLASEILKILKEKKKLERKKKKDPEKLKGNIETQIEKKIEIKKDINIKTEEKIDGEDKTKTELKEETKETSKKSKKEKESKKEKKKEDKGKQLTLDAFLK; encoded by the coding sequence ATGTTAAGTTGGGTGGAAAAGTATAGACCAAAATCTTTAAAGGAAGTTGTTGGAAATGAAAAAGTCAAAGAAAAATTAAAAGGTTGGATTGAAAGTTATTTAAAAGGAGAAAAACCAAAACCAATTTTATTAGTTGGACCTCCTGGCTGTGGAAAAACTACAATGGCTTATGCTTTGGCAAATGATTATGGCTTTGAAGTTATTGAGTTAAATGCGAGTGATAAAAGGAGTGGTTCAGTAATAAAAAAAATTGTTGGTCATGCGGCAACATCATCATCAATATTTGGGAAGAAATTTTTAATTATCTTAGATGAAGTTGATGGAATTTCAGGAAAAGAAGATGCTGGTGGAGTTTCTGAACTAATAAAAGTTATAAAGAAGGCAAAAAACCCAATAATTTTGATAGCAAATGATGCATATGCTACATCAATAAGGAATCTTTTACCTTATGTAGAGGTTGTTCAACTAAAACCGTTGAGTAAAACTGCCATATATAAAGTTTTAAAGAGGATAGCTGAAAAAGAAAAACTTGATGTGGATGATAGAACATTAAAAATGATAGCCCTAAGAGCCGCTGGGGATTTGAGAAGTGCTATAAATGATTTGGAGGCATTAGCTTTGTCTGGAGATTTAAGCTATGATGCTGTTCAAAAATTACCAGATAGAAATAGAGAGGCAAATATTTTTGATGCTCTAAGGATAATTTTAAAAACTACTAACTATGGAGTTGCTACAACTGCATTGATGAATGTTGATGAAACACCAGATGTTATAATAGAATGGATTGCCGAAAATGTTCCAAAAGAGTATGAAAAGTTGGAAGAAATAAATAGGGCTTTTGAATATTTATCTAAGGCGGATAGATATTTAGGTAGGGTGATGAGAAGACAAAATTACAGTTTTTGGAAGTATGCAACGACATTAATGACTGCTGGTGTTGCTTTATCAAAAGATGAGAAATATAGAAAATGGACGCCATACAGTTATCCGAAAATATTTAGATTACTAACCCAGACAAAGGCGGAGAGAGAAATATTAAATAAAATATTAAAGAAAATTGGAGAGAAAACCCATACTTCATCAAAGAGAGCGAGATTTGACTTACAAATGCTAAAAGTAATTGCTAAAGAAAATCCATATATTGCCGCTGATTTAGTCGATTACTTTAATATAAATGAGGATGAGTTAAAAGTTTTAGTAGGTAATAAATTAGCATCTGAAATATTAAAAATATTGAAAGAAAAGAAAAAATTAGAAAGAAAAAAGAAAAAAGACCCAGAGAAACTTAAAGGAAATATAGAAACTCAAATAGAAAAAAAAATAGAGATTAAAAAAGATATAAATATAAAAACAGAGGAAAAAATAGATGGAGAAGATAAAACAAAAACAGAGTTAAAAGAAGAAACAAAAGAAACTTCTAAAAAATCTAAAAAAGAAAAAGAAAGTAAGAAAGAAAAAAAGAAAGAAGACAAAGGGAAACAACTAACTTTAGATGCCTTTTTAAAATAA
- a CDS encoding DNA polymerase domain-containing protein, with the protein MVMEKIEALIDNTYKTVDDKAIIYLYLTNSILKDRDFKPYFYVELNKDKIDYEDIETIKDFLLKNDLLKFVEDFKVVKKKIFKKEKEILKIIATHPQKVPKLRKVRECPIVKEIYEHDIPFAKRYLIDKDIIPMTYWDFENNKPVSREIPKLKAVSFDIEVYNRDTEPDPERDSILMASFWDENGRKVITYKEFDHPNIEVVENEKMLIKKIIETLRQYDIIYTYNGDNFDFPYLKERAKLYNIKVELGKENEEIKIKRGGMEYRSYIPGRVHIDLYPISRRLLKLTKYTLEDVVYNLFGIKKLKISHKDIANYWINNDKTLVEYSLQDAKYTYKVGNYFFPLEVMFSRIVNQTPFEITRMTSGQMVEYLLMKNAFKENMIVPNKPDDEEYRRRLLTTYEGGYVKSPEKGIFEDIISLDFRSLYPSIIISYNISPDTLDCECCKDESEKILGHWFCKKREGLIPKTLRNLIERRINIKKKMKQLNKEDEEYKLLNYEQQSLKILANSILPDEYLTIIENDEKCKVVKIGEYIDKLMERYGSKIKVSGDSEILNLSTINLKTFSFNIESKESSINKVKGLIRHKYSGKAYKIRLRSGRTIKITEGHSLFKYENGRIVCIKGNEIKVGDLIVVPKKLKSANKEIYINIPKGLVNADEEEIKNIHIRKYKNKEFFVKLLKTIESIENKEFDKGFTDSLEYLNELNLITFKKYSKINKITVNISNKKKFAIYKKYVETFLKYGNFKKNFCSIPYLKIKDFVLKLPDKEFEDCEIGAYSEKLDAILKLDEKLAKFLGVFVPRGVLSKIVQDDYIIYEVAVYKSIPEHQEKVLEIFREVFGSGSISKDKVRMEKKIVYLLLKYIFKFGDKGKDTKKRIPEELFFAKESVIRSFIEGFIIAKKNKFKEPLTFMAKDEEYLYQLMLLFNLVGIPTRFTPVKNKGYKLTVIPSNTRNYLFDKDLMLDKVKSIEEFEYNGYVYDLSVEENENFLVNNIYAHNSHYGYLAYPRARFYSKECAEIVTYLGRKYIQQTIEEAEKFGFKVIYADSVSGNTEIIIREKGEIKFTKIKDLFKKVEYKLGDKEYCTLQDVEALTLDDNGKLVWKKIPYIMRHLARKKMYRVWITNSWYIDVTEDHSLIGYLNTKSIKKVKKIGERFIEIKPCEIGKTVKSLITLNGTLIKDSDFAINIGVKFWELIGLLIGEGSWEDYTNIAKYYLHLSAGLDRDEIVNKILEPLKKAGVITYYYVNRKGDVKILSKKLVKFMRVFKDENDRKIIPKFLYKLRRKYIEAFLRGFFSADGSVIIKRGYPEVMLTCINEELLKSIRKLLWLVGISHSIFKDSGTYSMYIFIKNKWLFAKRIGFLIERKQKKLIDHLKPNSRYKSTFFDFDLVNVKKVEEIDYNDYVYDIEVEESHRFFANGILVHNTDGFYAIWKEKISKDELIKKALEFIEYINSKLPGTMELEFEGYFKRGIFVTKKKYALIDENGKITIKGLEYIRRDWSKIAKITQKKVLEALLVEGNIEKAKKIIQDVIKNLREGKIKKEDLIIYTQLTKDPREYKTTAPHVEIAKKLMREGKKIKVGDIIGYIIVKGSKSISERAKLPEEVDIDDVDVNYYIDNQILPPVLRIMEAVGVSKNELKKEGSQLTLDKFIL; encoded by the coding sequence ATGGTTATGGAAAAAATAGAGGCATTAATAGACAATACATACAAGACCGTTGATGATAAAGCCATAATTTACCTTTATCTAACTAACTCTATATTAAAGGATAGAGATTTTAAACCATACTTTTATGTTGAGTTGAATAAAGATAAGATAGATTATGAAGATATTGAGACAATAAAAGATTTTCTTTTAAAAAATGATTTGTTAAAATTTGTTGAAGATTTTAAAGTAGTTAAAAAAAAGATATTTAAAAAAGAAAAAGAAATTTTAAAAATTATTGCCACTCATCCACAAAAAGTTCCGAAACTTAGAAAAGTTAGAGAATGTCCAATTGTTAAAGAAATTTACGAGCATGATATTCCTTTTGCTAAGAGATATTTAATTGATAAAGATATTATTCCTATGACATATTGGGATTTTGAAAATAATAAACCAGTAAGTAGAGAGATTCCTAAATTAAAGGCAGTATCTTTTGATATTGAAGTTTATAATAGAGATACCGAGCCAGACCCAGAAAGAGACTCAATATTAATGGCAAGTTTTTGGGACGAAAATGGAAGAAAAGTTATTACCTATAAAGAATTTGATCATCCAAATATTGAAGTCGTTGAAAATGAAAAAATGTTAATTAAAAAAATAATTGAAACATTGAGGCAGTATGATATTATCTACACTTACAATGGAGATAACTTTGACTTTCCTTACTTAAAAGAGAGGGCTAAATTATACAACATAAAAGTTGAGTTGGGAAAGGAAAATGAAGAAATAAAAATAAAAAGAGGGGGAATGGAATATAGAAGTTATATTCCAGGAAGAGTTCATATTGATTTATATCCAATTTCAAGAAGATTGTTAAAATTAACAAAATACACATTGGAAGATGTTGTCTATAATCTATTTGGAATTAAAAAGTTGAAGATTTCGCACAAAGATATTGCAAATTATTGGATAAATAATGATAAAACTCTAGTTGAATATTCCTTACAAGACGCTAAATATACATACAAAGTAGGAAATTATTTCTTCCCTTTAGAAGTGATGTTTTCAAGAATTGTTAATCAGACACCATTTGAGATTACAAGAATGACTTCTGGGCAGATGGTTGAATATTTACTAATGAAAAATGCATTTAAGGAAAATATGATAGTTCCGAACAAGCCAGATGATGAAGAATATAGAAGGCGTTTATTAACTACATATGAAGGAGGATATGTTAAAAGCCCAGAAAAGGGAATATTTGAGGATATAATATCATTGGACTTCAGAAGTTTGTATCCATCTATAATAATTTCCTATAATATAAGCCCAGATACATTGGACTGTGAATGTTGTAAAGATGAAAGTGAAAAAATATTAGGACATTGGTTCTGTAAAAAAAGAGAGGGTTTAATTCCAAAAACATTGAGAAATTTAATTGAGAGAAGAATAAATATTAAGAAAAAAATGAAACAACTAAATAAAGAAGATGAGGAATATAAATTACTAAATTATGAGCAACAATCTTTAAAGATTTTGGCTAATAGTATCTTACCAGATGAATATTTAACTATTATAGAAAATGATGAGAAATGTAAAGTGGTAAAGATAGGGGAATATATTGATAAATTAATGGAAAGATATGGAAGTAAAATTAAAGTCAGTGGAGATAGTGAAATCCTGAATTTATCAACTATAAACTTAAAAACATTCTCCTTTAATATAGAAAGTAAAGAAAGTTCTATAAACAAAGTTAAAGGATTAATAAGGCATAAATACTCTGGGAAGGCATATAAAATAAGGTTGAGATCTGGAAGAACGATAAAAATAACTGAAGGTCATAGTTTATTTAAATATGAAAATGGAAGAATTGTATGCATTAAAGGTAACGAAATAAAGGTTGGAGATTTAATTGTGGTTCCAAAAAAATTAAAATCTGCCAATAAAGAGATATATATAAATATTCCAAAAGGATTAGTTAATGCTGATGAAGAAGAGATTAAAAATATTCATATAAGAAAATACAAAAATAAGGAGTTTTTCGTTAAATTATTGAAAACTATTGAAAGTATAGAAAATAAAGAGTTTGATAAAGGATTTACTGACAGTTTAGAATATTTAAACGAACTTAACTTAATTACATTTAAAAAATATTCAAAAATAAATAAGATAACTGTTAATATATCAAATAAAAAGAAATTTGCCATTTATAAAAAGTATGTTGAGACATTTTTAAAATATGGGAATTTTAAAAAGAATTTTTGCAGTATCCCATATTTAAAAATAAAGGATTTCGTATTAAAATTGCCTGATAAAGAATTTGAAGATTGTGAAATTGGAGCATACTCTGAAAAGTTAGATGCAATTTTAAAGTTAGATGAAAAGTTGGCAAAGTTTTTAGGAGTTTTCGTTCCAAGGGGAGTATTATCCAAGATTGTACAAGATGACTACATTATTTACGAAGTGGCAGTTTATAAATCAATTCCTGAGCATCAAGAGAAGGTTTTAGAGATATTTAGGGAAGTTTTTGGTTCTGGTAGTATCTCTAAGGATAAAGTGAGGATGGAAAAAAAGATAGTTTATCTATTGTTAAAGTATATCTTTAAATTTGGAGATAAAGGAAAAGATACTAAAAAACGCATTCCAGAAGAGTTATTTTTTGCTAAAGAAAGTGTTATAAGAAGTTTTATAGAGGGCTTCATTATAGCAAAGAAAAACAAATTTAAAGAGCCATTAACATTTATGGCTAAGGATGAAGAATATTTATATCAATTAATGTTATTGTTCAACTTAGTGGGAATTCCTACAAGATTCACACCAGTTAAAAATAAAGGTTATAAATTAACTGTAATCCCTTCAAATACACGCAACTATCTATTTGATAAAGATTTAATGCTCGATAAAGTTAAAAGTATTGAAGAGTTTGAATATAACGGCTATGTTTATGATTTAAGTGTAGAAGAAAATGAAAACTTTTTAGTTAATAATATATATGCTCACAATAGCCATTATGGTTATTTAGCATATCCAAGAGCAAGATTTTACAGTAAGGAATGTGCAGAAATTGTTACATACTTAGGTAGGAAGTATATACAACAAACAATAGAAGAGGCTGAAAAATTTGGATTTAAAGTAATCTATGCGGACAGTGTTTCTGGAAATACAGAAATAATAATTAGAGAAAAAGGGGAAATAAAATTTACAAAAATTAAAGATTTATTCAAGAAAGTTGAATATAAACTTGGTGATAAAGAATATTGCACTCTACAAGATGTTGAGGCACTAACATTAGATGATAATGGTAAATTAGTTTGGAAAAAAATTCCATATATTATGAGACATTTAGCAAGAAAAAAGATGTATAGAGTATGGATTACAAATAGTTGGTATATAGATGTTACCGAAGACCATTCACTAATTGGCTACTTAAATACAAAATCTATAAAAAAAGTGAAAAAAATTGGAGAAAGGTTTATAGAAATTAAGCCTTGTGAAATCGGAAAAACTGTAAAGTCTTTAATAACTCTAAATGGAACTTTAATAAAAGATAGTGATTTTGCTATAAATATAGGAGTTAAGTTTTGGGAATTAATTGGATTATTAATAGGAGAGGGTAGTTGGGAAGATTATACAAATATTGCAAAATATTACTTACATTTGTCAGCAGGACTTGATAGAGATGAAATAGTTAATAAAATATTAGAACCTCTTAAAAAGGCAGGAGTTATTACATATTACTATGTAAATAGAAAGGGAGATGTTAAAATTTTGAGCAAGAAGTTAGTAAAGTTTATGAGAGTATTTAAAGATGAGAATGACAGAAAGATAATTCCAAAGTTTTTATACAAATTAAGAAGAAAATATATTGAAGCGTTTTTAAGGGGTTTTTTCAGTGCAGATGGTAGTGTAATAATAAAAAGAGGATATCCAGAAGTTATGCTAACATGTATTAATGAGGAACTGTTAAAAAGTATAAGGAAACTCCTATGGCTTGTAGGAATTTCTCACTCCATATTTAAAGATAGTGGAACATATTCAATGTATATATTCATTAAAAATAAGTGGTTATTCGCTAAAAGAATAGGTTTTTTAATTGAGAGGAAACAGAAAAAACTTATAGACCATTTAAAACCAAACAGTAGATATAAATCAACTTTCTTTGATTTTGATTTAGTTAATGTTAAAAAAGTAGAAGAAATTGACTACAATGACTATGTCTATGATATTGAAGTTGAGGAATCACATAGATTCTTTGCAAATGGAATTTTAGTTCATAATACTGATGGATTCTATGCAATTTGGAAAGAAAAAATTAGCAAAGATGAGTTAATAAAAAAAGCATTGGAATTTATTGAATATATAAACTCAAAACTGCCTGGAACTATGGAGTTAGAATTTGAGGGCTACTTTAAAAGAGGTATCTTTGTTACTAAAAAGAAATACGCCCTAATTGATGAGAATGGGAAAATTACAATTAAAGGTCTTGAATATATTAGAAGAGATTGGTCTAAAATAGCAAAGATAACTCAAAAAAAGGTTTTAGAGGCATTATTAGTTGAAGGTAATATAGAGAAAGCAAAAAAAATAATTCAAGATGTTATTAAAAATTTAAGAGAAGGAAAAATAAAAAAAGAGGATTTAATAATTTATACTCAACTAACAAAAGATCCCAGAGAGTATAAAACCACTGCCCCACATGTTGAAATTGCTAAGAAATTGATGAGAGAAGGAAAGAAAATTAAAGTTGGAGACATTATTGGATATATAATAGTTAAAGGATCTAAATCTATAAGTGAGAGAGCAAAACTTCCAGAAGAAGTAGATATTGATGATGTAGATGTAAATTATTATATAGATAACCAAATTTTGCCACCAGTTTTGAGAATTATGGAGGCTGTAGGAGTTTCAAAAAATGAGTTAAAGAAAGAAGGATCTCAATTAACATTAGATAAGTTCATACTATGA
- a CDS encoding molybdopterin biosynthesis protein yields the protein MRRYLKLHSINKAKFIVNNYIDKLKNEIEEVNLFNAIGRVLAEDVFSDVDIPPYDRAKMDGYAVKAEDTYEADENNPIELKIIGSLKAGEIKDLKINNGECVEIATGAVIPKGSNAVVMVEYTEKKDNKVLIYKAVPPMENIQFTGSDIMTGELVLRKNTKLTPRDIGVLAAIGRNKVKVYKKLKFGIISTGNELISPGEPLKFGKIYDINTYTLASYIKNLGYDFEFFGISKDDVEDLKEKIKKALKKCDIILLSGGTSAGVGDLTETAIKELGGEILIHGIKIKPGKPTIIGKIDNKLIVGLPGYPTSCLTIFDVLFGDKKNVVKAKFPLRYMSAMGRVEYLPVILVKHKNGYSAYPITKGSGAITSLSEADGYIVVEENKEILENEEVNVYLFGDVKVGLNIIGSHCIGIDLILKETNLLAKTINVGSLGGLLAIKRGESDISGIHLLDEKTNEYNIPFLERYKIKDAVLVRGYIREQGFMFRKEFNFKTIEDILKNIYNLEFINRNKGSGTRILFDKFLKENKINPKEIKGYNIEAKTHSAVATAVAMKKADIGLGIKTVAEQYGLGFIKLADEHYDFLIRKERFNDEDVKKFIEGLKKVKLPFEKPENCGEIIWEN from the coding sequence ATGAGAAGATATTTAAAATTACATAGTATTAATAAAGCAAAATTTATAGTAAATAATTATATAGATAAATTAAAAAATGAGATTGAAGAGGTTAATTTATTTAACGCCATTGGTAGAGTTTTGGCTGAAGATGTATTTTCAGATGTTGATATTCCACCTTACGATAGAGCAAAGATGGATGGATATGCAGTTAAGGCAGAAGACACCTATGAGGCAGATGAAAATAATCCAATAGAATTGAAAATAATTGGCTCATTAAAGGCAGGAGAAATTAAAGACCTAAAAATAAATAATGGAGAATGTGTAGAAATAGCAACTGGGGCTGTAATTCCAAAGGGTTCTAATGCAGTTGTAATGGTTGAATACACAGAAAAAAAAGATAACAAAGTTTTAATATATAAGGCAGTCCCTCCTATGGAAAATATTCAATTCACTGGCTCAGATATAATGACTGGTGAATTAGTTTTAAGAAAAAACACTAAATTGACTCCAAGAGATATAGGAGTTTTAGCGGCAATTGGTAGAAACAAAGTTAAAGTTTATAAAAAATTAAAATTTGGAATTATCTCAACTGGCAACGAACTTATAAGTCCAGGAGAACCTTTAAAATTTGGAAAAATTTATGATATCAATACATATACATTGGCATCATATATAAAAAATCTTGGATATGATTTTGAATTTTTTGGAATATCTAAGGATGATGTAGAAGATTTAAAAGAAAAAATTAAAAAGGCATTAAAAAAATGCGACATAATTTTATTGAGTGGGGGAACTTCAGCAGGAGTTGGAGATTTAACTGAAACTGCTATTAAAGAATTAGGTGGAGAGATTTTAATTCACGGAATAAAGATAAAACCGGGAAAGCCAACAATAATTGGAAAAATTGATAATAAATTAATTGTCGGATTGCCAGGATATCCTACATCTTGCTTAACAATATTTGATGTTCTCTTTGGTGACAAAAAAAATGTTGTAAAGGCGAAGTTTCCTTTAAGATACATGTCTGCTATGGGTAGAGTTGAATACTTACCAGTTATTTTAGTTAAGCATAAAAATGGATATTCAGCATATCCTATAACTAAGGGTAGTGGAGCAATAACATCTCTATCAGAGGCGGATGGATACATTGTTGTAGAGGAGAATAAAGAAATCTTAGAGAATGAAGAAGTTAATGTATATTTATTTGGAGATGTTAAAGTTGGATTGAATATAATTGGTAGTCACTGTATAGGAATTGACTTAATTTTAAAAGAAACTAATTTATTGGCAAAGACAATAAATGTTGGTTCCTTAGGAGGATTGTTGGCAATAAAAAGAGGAGAGTCAGATATTTCAGGAATTCATCTGTTGGATGAGAAAACCAACGAATATAATATTCCATTCTTAGAGAGATATAAAATTAAAGATGCAGTTTTGGTTAGGGGGTATATTAGAGAGCAGGGTTTTATGTTTAGGAAAGAATTCAACTTTAAAACTATTGAGGACATTTTGAAAAATATATATAATTTGGAGTTTATAAATAGAAATAAAGGTTCTGGGACAAGGATATTGTTTGATAAGTTTTTAAAAGAAAATAAAATTAATCCAAAAGAGATTAAAGGATACAACATAGAGGCAAAAACTCATTCAGCAGTGGCAACAGCAGTGGCTATGAAAAAGGCAGATATTGGATTAGGGATAAAGACAGTTGCAGAACAGTATGGATTAGGATTTATAAAGTTAGCAGATGAGCATTATGATTTTTTAATTAGAAAGGAAAGGTTTAATGATGAAGATGTAAAGAAATTTATTGAAGGTTTAAAAAAAGTTAAATTGCCATTTGAAAAGCCAGAAAATTGTGGAGAAATTATATGGGAAAATTAA
- the cofC gene encoding 2-phospho-L-lactate guanylyltransferase: MKVIIPISPINSLKTRLSEFLNDEERKNLLFNMLKDIKKALEGLDIVVVSKDKEVLNFAKNELNAQIIKEKYNGLNNAIKQAFKEIDDEEIIIIPADVPLINKKHIEDILNLSKHYDLIIAPSRGGGTNLLYLKSKNLIEIKYEGFSFLKHLEEAKKRNLKYYIYDSFLISVDINTPEDLGEIFIHGDSSFTKKYLESLGITVEPKHSSAGRFIIRRE; the protein is encoded by the coding sequence ATGAAAGTTATAATTCCAATATCTCCAATAAACTCTTTAAAAACCAGACTATCAGAATTTTTAAATGACGAAGAGAGAAAAAACTTATTATTTAATATGCTTAAAGACATTAAAAAAGCCTTAGAAGGTTTAGATATAGTGGTTGTTAGTAAAGATAAGGAAGTACTAAATTTTGCTAAAAATGAGTTAAACGCCCAAATTATAAAAGAAAAATATAATGGATTAAATAACGCTATAAAGCAGGCATTTAAAGAAATAGACGATGAGGAAATTATTATTATTCCCGCAGATGTTCCTTTAATTAATAAAAAGCATATTGAAGATATATTAAATCTATCTAAACATTATGACTTAATTATTGCCCCATCAAGAGGAGGAGGAACTAATTTATTATATTTAAAATCGAAGAATTTGATTGAAATAAAATATGAGGGTTTTAGCTTTTTAAAACACTTAGAAGAGGCAAAAAAGAGAAATTTAAAATATTATATTTATGACTCTTTTTTAATTTCAGTTGATATTAATACTCCAGAAGATTTGGGGGAGATATTTATACACGGAGATTCCTCTTTTACAAAAAAATATTTAGAGAGTTTAGGGATTACTGTGGAGCCAAAGCATTCATCTGCTGGTAGATTTATAATAAGGAGGGAGTAA
- a CDS encoding MBL fold metallo-hydrolase: protein MILKLNGYGYSSNSYLIKTKNKNILIDPGIEENFSILMDELKRYGIKDIDLIINTHCHYDHTSANYLVEEYFNCPTVIEDKEVKHLKSGDKVTVSSLFERDLKPPKEIIPLSEIEEELKKYDLEVIRTPGHTYGSISIIYKDSLITGDTIFSYGVGRWDLPTGNIIELRDSINKLERIAYERNIDKIYPGHGDVGDRMAFSYAKLFL, encoded by the coding sequence GTGATTTTAAAACTTAATGGATATGGATACAGTTCAAATTCTTACTTAATAAAAACTAAAAATAAAAATATTCTTATAGATCCAGGAATCGAAGAAAATTTTAGCATATTAATGGATGAATTGAAAAGATATGGCATAAAAGATATTGACTTAATTATAAATACTCACTGTCATTATGACCATACATCTGCAAATTACTTAGTTGAGGAATATTTTAACTGCCCAACAGTTATAGAGGATAAAGAAGTTAAACATTTAAAAAGTGGAGATAAAGTTACAGTTTCATCTTTATTTGAAAGAGACCTTAAACCTCCAAAGGAGATAATTCCACTATCAGAAATTGAGGAAGAATTAAAAAAATATGATTTAGAAGTTATAAGAACACCGGGACATACCTATGGCTCAATTTCAATAATATACAAAGATAGTTTAATAACTGGAGATACTATTTTTTCTTATGGCGTAGGAAGATGGGATTTACCTACTGGAAATATTATAGAGTTGAGAGATTCTATAAATAAGTTGGAAAGAATAGCGTATGAGAGAAATATAGATAAGATATATCCTGGACATGGAGATGTAGGAGATAGAATGGCTTTTAGTTATGCTAAGTTATTTTTGTAG